From the Trifolium pratense cultivar HEN17-A07 linkage group LG4, ARS_RC_1.1, whole genome shotgun sequence genome, the window TCTTACAATTATGAACTAAAGTTACCATTAAAATTTTAGTACACAAATCCTTGCTTAACCGATAGAAATGCCAAAATTGATAGGTCGGATCCCATAattggggttcgaacctcggtcCTCCAAttttgtgtgtgagtttccaatggtttgtcatttcatctatttacccaaaaaaaaaagttaccatGAGAATTTAATAGAGACTGATCTTAAAAGAACGTGGttttgtagggactaaaaacatatttaatgctttatattttataatcacaatataaaaaCCAAATTATTGGTTAAGGCTTAGCTTAAAgtttaggtaaaaaaaaatgaattaagtgCCAAAAACGCAGCATTACCTTTTTCTAAGGCATCAAATTTGGCTTTTAATGGTATCTTTAGGTCCATAGGGAAAATATATGTGAAGGCCACGCGTTTAGGACATGTGACATACATTACAATTTTCGTGCCTACTTTTCCACTTGTATTTctatatatctatctatatatataaaaaatgggCACACAAATCGTTACTCTTCAAATTTCAAGATACCATTCTCTCCTTTAGTTTTCTTTATTCATCTTATAGTGCATTCCATTTACAATCACAAAAATCAATAATTGAAAAACTTGGTTAGTTTCCTTTTGCTAATATTATTTTGcaatcatggttttaaatttgTGGTCTGCAACGGTATCGCGACTGCAATTTCAAACCATGATGATTGTAGAGGCATAATTAACTAACTTTgtctatgttttttattttcaggtTAAAGCACATTGAATCTTTTAGTACTCGAATTAGTAACATGATTTTTAGTCGAAATTCGACGTCGAGAAGTGGAGATTCCTTGGAAGGAATGTTGAATGACTATGTTGCCGGAAAGACGAAACCGAAACCTCTAAAATCTGGCTCTACAAAATTTGTTGCAGCTTTAACAtgtcttcaatttttctttgcAATATATGCAACATTTTTATTGTACTACATGGGTCCTTCAATTGATTTAAGAACAAAACCAgatttctcaagaattgcacaacaatggaaacaacttatgatcaCACCACACATTGTAGGACATTACCAAGAAGCTTCATCTTCACTCATCCAAGAAACAAATCCATCTCTTGTTTGTGAGAATGAGAAAATAGATTTCTTGCAAAAGAAGTCAAATGATGTTCAAATGATCAAGATAAAAAGAGAGCTTTATGAAGAAGTTTTGAATTTCCAAACCAAAACCATTGGAACTGAAAATCTTCAAGAGCTAATGAAAATGAAATCCAAATGGGATTTAAATGTTCCAAATCCAACAAAACCGAAAATCAATGTTTTGTTAAACCATTTCAAGAGAAAAACACTTTGTGCTCAACTTGATTCTTTACTTCAACAAACACTTCCTTTTCATCAAGTTTGGGTGCTCTCGTTCGGCAGTCCAAACGAGGCCTCACTCAAGAGAATCGTCGAAAGCTATAACGATTCACGAATCAGTTTCATTAGCTCGAGTTACGATTTTAAGTACTATGGAAGGTTTCAAATGGCTTTACAAACAGAAGCTGATTTGGTTTATATAGTTGATGATGATATGATACCTGGAAGAAAAATGTTGGAGATTTTGGCACATGTAGCTGGAACTGAAAAGTATAAGAATTCTGTTTTGGGAAGTATTGGAAGGATATTGCCATTTAGACAGAAAGATTTTACTTTTCCAAGTTATAGGAAATTTAAGTCAAAAGAAGCTGGATTATATTTGCCTGATCCTGCTTATGATATCACTATTGATAAAATTGTGCAGGTTGATTTTCTTTCAAGTTCTTGGTTTTTGTCTGCTGAACTTGTTAAGACACTTTTCATTGAGACACCTTTTACTTTCTCTACTGGTGAAGATCTACACCTCAGGTATAATCATTTTTTCAACTTCTTTGCTTTTACAtcatttttacttcttttttattcaattttaccACTGTTTTTTTAACTTTGATTAATTTATACCATATGCCATTTTAATGGATGATGAATGAATTTTGTACGTGTAGTGAGAAAGTGtcaaatagaaagaaaaaaaaaatgacatattattaaatattatgcTTTAGAGAGGAAACTAATCACTTTAATTTACTAAAAAGTATAGTGAAAAAATGTTTatcttattaaaaatattatctgcTTTGGATTTTTTCAACCTCTATTGGTGAAAAAATGCattaactttcacaaacttgtgaTTTTGGCACCTTGACTAAGTCAACGCAAATGTGGCAAGTGACTCGCATGCCACGTCACCATGTCATGCCATGTGGATAATGACTCATGTGTCACGTCAACATATGTGCGTTGATTTGGTCGAAATCAATGGGGGTCATCCTTTTGCAAAATGGGCTAAAGTTAGAGGGTCAAAATCGCGAGTTATTATAAAAGTTTTGGAGCCAAAAATGCTATTTTGTAAGTTAAAAGACCAAAATCACAAGTTTGTAAAAATTAGGCGGCCAAAAGTTCAATTTGccttattttaaatttcttgCATAAGTTATACacatacaattttattttttacgcTTAACAAATCATAAACCGTGTAATATAGCAATAATTAAGGTAGTTAAGAATGAGTCAAACATTTCTAATAATTAAACAATCATGATTTACTTGgtgaaaaattaacaaattagcTGTGAAAGTTATTTGAACTTGACCATACAAGtcaaacaataatttatttgaaCACCCCACTTAGTTAATGTTTGGTAGTGCTCAACTTAGTTATTGCCATTAGGTTCAGAAACACTTGGAGTGAGcatcttatattcttttgatatcAGATTTTCAAAGACTTTTTGTATAGTGTCAACTATTGTACATTTTTGTATAGTGTCAACTATTGTTAAAACTAATGTACTTTATTCAACTTGCATATCAAGGAATCTTCTTATCTTATTCcttattttcaatcaaactcTAGTCCATGAACAATTTCAACTTATCAAACACGGACAACTAATAACACTTACACCTCAACATCAAtaactatgaagcacggacaaaCTTCAGATTAGGTGTGTCCCAGTGTTAAACCCTGACATGACACCAACACTTacgattacattgaattatgtcattttttcaatattattggTGTCGATGTGTCGGTGTTTGTGTCGTATCCATGACTGTGTCCACGCTCCATAGCTCAATaacaatttaagaaaatatagaTGATTGAATACACTTATCAGTGTTGTATTGGTGTAGAATATTGTCACATGTTGTTGGACATCCGACTTAGACCAAAATTTACGTGATACATTTTTAACCGACACACCTTCTATCAGAAGTGTCGGTGGTATATTTCAACAAAATTAAACTTAcccaaaattttgattttgtttatattgCAGCTATCAGCTACAGAAGTATAGAAATGCAGGGTCATTTGTTCTACCAGTAGATCCAAATGACAAAGAAACATGGGGTGATAGTGAACATAGATTAGCATATGTATCAGAAACAACAGTAATTTTCAAAGACATAGTTCAAGTACGCGATGATCAATGGTGGAAAGCACTTTCATCAGGTTACATAACTCAATGGGCAGCAATGTACCCTCAAAAAATTGATGCACTCTTCTATGCTCATACAGTTGATGAAGTAAAAGCACTTTCACCACTTCTTGAAAAATTCAGATCAACAGTTGGTAAAAAAGCATACATTGTTGTTTCTGGTGGTAACTTTTGTCCTTGTGAAAAAGCTGCAGAAGCACTTAAATGGCCTTTGGTTGTTTGCAAAGAAAGAAGGTTTAAGATATTTGATTTGAGTGTAGGTTCAATTTCTGGTGTGTCAAACTCTGAAGCACCAGTTATACAAGCTGTGTATACTAGTTTGAAGGGTTTGATCAAAATTCATAATCCAAGTGTTGTTATTACTGTGGATGATATTGATGTTAATGTGAGAAAGGCTTTGAAAATGGCTTCTGAAACTAATTCAAATGGTACTACTTTGGTTCTTTTGCCAAGAGCTTCTGTGTCTAAAGTTCTTTGGATGGCTGATTTGAGATCAACAGCATTGCCAAGTAAGAaagtctttttattttatttttttactaaattgcATTTCTTAAGTCTATATTAGATTATTAATAATGTGATTACCATAACTTTGAATTAGTACTCTTTGAACATGTCTTCTCTAACCCCCTGATGAGTCCCTGGAATCCAACTCAGTTaaacttatttatataaaaaatgcaATAGGGATTTGGATTGCATGTAGTCAAAACTGCACGCAGTCATGCAGTCAGGATAGATATGGTCGTCTGATTAAGATTGGACTATCCAAATTTAATTATGATCTGCCTTGATTGCATGCAATCCGGATCCGTATCTCCACTAAGATGTTAATTTTTGTATGATTTTCTCTTTTAGATTGGAACAAAATGAGGCTATCCATCAACATCATAACTCAAAACAGAGTGAATTCACTATCAAGGCTTCTAAAATCACTGACCAATGCATACTATCTAGGAGATGAAATTCCAATCACATTCAACATGGATAGTAAAGTTGATGAATCAACAATAAAACTAGTAACATCATTTGATTGGCCACATGGACCAAAAACACTAAGAAGAAGAATAATCCAAGGTGGACTAATAAGAGCAGTTAGTGAAAGTTGGTATCCATCATCAGATGATAACTTTGGTTTACTCTTAGAAGATGACATTGAAGTTTCACCTTATTACTATCTATGGATCAAATATGCACTCATGAATTACCATTATGACCCTCAAGTTTCTCTCCCTGAACTCTCTTCAATCTCTCTATACACACCAAGAATAGTTGAAGTTGTTAAAGAAAGAC encodes:
- the LOC123919935 gene encoding uncharacterized protein LOC123919935; the protein is MIFSRNSTSRSGDSLEGMLNDYVAGKTKPKPLKSGSTKFVAALTCLQFFFAIYATFLLYYMGPSIDLRTKPDFSRIAQQWKQLMITPHIVGHYQEASSSLIQETNPSLVCENEKIDFLQKKSNDVQMIKIKRELYEEVLNFQTKTIGTENLQELMKMKSKWDLNVPNPTKPKINVLLNHFKRKTLCAQLDSLLQQTLPFHQVWVLSFGSPNEASLKRIVESYNDSRISFISSSYDFKYYGRFQMALQTEADLVYIVDDDMIPGRKMLEILAHVAGTEKYKNSVLGSIGRILPFRQKDFTFPSYRKFKSKEAGLYLPDPAYDITIDKIVQVDFLSSSWFLSAELVKTLFIETPFTFSTGEDLHLSYQLQKYRNAGSFVLPVDPNDKETWGDSEHRLAYVSETTVIFKDIVQVRDDQWWKALSSGYITQWAAMYPQKIDALFYAHTVDEVKALSPLLEKFRSTVGKKAYIVVSGGNFCPCEKAAEALKWPLVVCKERRFKIFDLSVGSISGVSNSEAPVIQAVYTSLKGLIKIHNPSVVITVDDIDVNVRKALKMASETNSNGTTLVLLPRASVSKVLWMADLRSTALPNWNKMRLSINIITQNRVNSLSRLLKSLTNAYYLGDEIPITFNMDSKVDESTIKLVTSFDWPHGPKTLRRRIIQGGLIRAVSESWYPSSDDNFGLLLEDDIEVSPYYYLWIKYALMNYHYDPQVSLPELSSISLYTPRIVEVVKERPKWNATEFFKQIHPNTPYLHQLPCSWGAVFFPKHWREFYVYMNMRFTEDAKKNPVQIPKSRTNGWQASWKKFLIDMMYLRGYVSLYPNFPNQASFSTNHMEPGAHISAKDNVIKHNKMDFEVPLLKDDFRNFLPGMKMPSASRLPSLNLFNQAVSLKGLKSAGAKLGQDVLRCDNVTEIVAVDHQTGLPHHCYKF